From Thalassotalea euphylliae, the proteins below share one genomic window:
- a CDS encoding CBM9 family sugar-binding protein codes for MKTDKTLSKEVQKMRCQYLMHMLSIRHCIKAKKLTGLLFGILSLLSCQLVSAQSVITVNKALSVITIDGIPSEQSWQQANWLNMDQHILGEYPTPEDFSAHYKLLWNEDLLYVLVKLYDDVLYDTNPNPLVRYWDDDCLEVFVDEDNSKGDHLANFNAFAYHIALDNQVVDLAPKPMPQLMPQKDKTDNIAVPMLFNDHIDSVWRRSSEAGFPIYWELAVKLFSQEYVHPMSIQGKLAASKTYRVKNYKGKQLGFMLAYCDNDGSETREHFIGSTKISPVNGDKNLGYKTANVFDTLLLVDDGDFNELSSADRNLDVGN; via the coding sequence GTGAAAACAGACAAAACATTATCGAAGGAGGTACAAAAAATGCGTTGCCAATATTTGATGCATATGTTGTCTATTCGTCATTGTATAAAAGCGAAAAAACTCACAGGTTTGTTATTCGGAATATTGAGCTTACTTAGCTGTCAATTAGTGAGTGCGCAAAGTGTAATAACCGTGAATAAAGCGTTATCTGTGATAACAATAGATGGCATACCATCAGAGCAAAGTTGGCAGCAGGCAAATTGGCTTAACATGGATCAGCATATTCTCGGAGAATACCCAACACCGGAAGATTTTTCAGCCCATTACAAATTGCTCTGGAATGAAGATTTACTTTATGTGTTAGTCAAGCTCTATGACGATGTACTTTATGATACAAATCCTAATCCACTTGTGCGTTACTGGGATGATGATTGTTTGGAAGTGTTTGTTGATGAGGATAATTCCAAAGGAGATCACTTAGCTAATTTTAATGCGTTTGCCTACCACATTGCACTCGATAACCAAGTGGTTGATTTAGCACCTAAACCAATGCCTCAACTAATGCCCCAAAAAGACAAAACCGACAATATCGCTGTTCCCATGCTATTTAATGATCATATTGATAGTGTTTGGCGGCGCAGCAGCGAGGCTGGCTTTCCGATTTATTGGGAGCTAGCCGTAAAACTATTTAGCCAAGAGTACGTGCACCCAATGAGTATTCAAGGCAAGCTGGCAGCATCAAAAACTTATCGCGTGAAGAACTACAAGGGTAAACAGCTCGGTTTTATGTTGGCTTATTGTGATAACGACGGTAGTGAAACGCGAGAGCATTTTATCGGCTCAACTAAAATCTCCCCCGTCAATGGTGATAAGAACCTTGGCTATAAAACAGCAAATGTTTTTGATACTTTGCTCTTGGTCGATGACGGGGATTTCAATGAGCTTAGCTCCGCTGATCGTAATCTTGATGTTGGTAATTAA
- a CDS encoding glutathione S-transferase family protein: MKLFTFPPAPNPLRVSYFLKYKGLEIETEIIDLKEKQQFNDEYLAINPNATVPALLLDDNTLLTDSIAICTYLERKHPEKPLFGQNDEEYAHVIGWCHKLYVEGFSAVAEVLRNGSEFFADRALPGLTPIKQLPALVERGQTRIGVFWTMLDNHLSAREFVAASSFSQADIDAYAICQFASWVKASIPPECENLRRWYQQVAAILD; encoded by the coding sequence ATGAAGCTCTTTACCTTTCCCCCCGCTCCAAACCCTCTGCGCGTTAGCTACTTTTTAAAATATAAAGGGCTAGAGATTGAGACTGAAATTATCGATTTAAAAGAAAAACAGCAGTTTAACGACGAATACTTGGCGATAAATCCCAATGCCACAGTGCCAGCATTGTTGCTAGACGATAACACGCTACTAACAGACAGTATCGCTATTTGTACTTACTTAGAGCGTAAACACCCAGAAAAACCTTTGTTTGGGCAAAATGATGAAGAATATGCGCACGTTATTGGCTGGTGCCACAAACTCTACGTCGAGGGGTTCAGTGCAGTCGCAGAGGTGTTGCGCAATGGCAGTGAGTTTTTTGCTGATCGCGCCCTACCTGGCTTAACGCCAATCAAGCAATTACCAGCGTTAGTAGAGCGTGGACAAACCCGTATTGGGGTATTCTGGACAATGCTTGATAACCACCTAAGCGCTCGCGAATTTGTCGCGGCAAGTAGTTTTAGCCAAGCAGATATTGATGCATACGCAATTTGTCAGTTTGCTAGCTGGGTAAAAGCTAGCATTCCGCCAGAATGTGAAAACTTACGACGCTGGTATCAACAAGTTGCTGCTATTCTTGACTAA